The Pseudomonas sp. DG56-2 genome contains a region encoding:
- a CDS encoding MFS transporter, whose product MTAQDKAKWFKFLILILGGGTIYKLANLKDAFYVPMQTFMGLSHTEIGLLLSANAVIATGLFVVGGLLADRFDTRKLIPVGLLGTGALGLYLATFPPFSSLMIVFCLLAVCADCIYWPALLKAIRGLGNDKEQGRLFGLLEGGRGVVDTLVAFSALGVFIAMGAAEAGLKAAIVFYSLIDIGAGALTWFLLKGTQSTTPVVAKKNPLSNLLEAIKVPAIWLVSCNVFMVYIVYCGLTYFIPYLKEVYGLPVALVGAYGIINQYMLKILGGPAGGFLADKQFRSPSRYLKWAFLALLPMMAIILIVPKSPGYIYAGMAATLSFAFIVFSMRGVFWAPMGEVGIPSHITGSAFGIGCLIGYAPGMFAYVGYGAILDHFPGQQGYNYVFMTMMGLAAVGFVVAGLMHRLVRSNAQRVGVQAQAVV is encoded by the coding sequence ATGACTGCGCAAGACAAGGCCAAATGGTTCAAATTCCTCATCCTGATCCTCGGTGGCGGCACCATTTACAAGCTCGCCAACCTTAAGGACGCGTTCTACGTTCCGATGCAAACCTTCATGGGTTTGTCCCATACAGAAATTGGCTTGCTGCTCAGTGCCAACGCTGTCATCGCCACTGGCCTGTTTGTGGTAGGTGGCCTACTGGCCGACCGTTTCGACACCCGTAAACTGATCCCGGTAGGCCTGCTCGGTACCGGCGCGCTGGGCCTGTACCTGGCGACGTTCCCGCCGTTCAGCAGTTTGATGATTGTGTTTTGCCTGCTGGCGGTGTGCGCCGACTGCATCTATTGGCCGGCGTTGCTTAAGGCCATTCGTGGCCTGGGCAATGACAAGGAACAGGGGCGACTGTTCGGTCTTCTTGAAGGCGGGCGCGGCGTGGTAGATACCCTCGTAGCGTTTTCGGCGCTGGGTGTGTTCATTGCCATGGGCGCGGCTGAAGCGGGCCTGAAAGCGGCCATTGTCTTCTATTCGCTGATCGACATCGGTGCTGGCGCGCTCACCTGGTTCTTGCTCAAAGGCACGCAGAGCACAACCCCGGTCGTTGCAAAGAAAAACCCGCTGTCCAATCTGCTTGAAGCCATCAAGGTGCCGGCGATCTGGTTGGTCAGTTGCAACGTGTTCATGGTCTACATCGTTTATTGCGGCCTGACCTACTTCATTCCCTACCTCAAGGAAGTCTACGGGTTGCCGGTAGCGCTAGTCGGTGCCTACGGCATCATCAACCAGTACATGCTGAAGATTCTTGGCGGGCCAGCGGGTGGTTTTCTTGCCGACAAACAGTTCAGAAGCCCTAGCCGCTATCTGAAATGGGCCTTCCTGGCGCTGCTGCCAATGATGGCGATCATTCTCATAGTGCCCAAGAGCCCCGGCTACATCTACGCAGGCATGGCCGCGACGCTGTCCTTTGCCTTTATCGTTTTTTCGATGCGTGGCGTGTTCTGGGCCCCCATGGGCGAGGTGGGGATCCCTTCGCACATTACCGGATCGGCCTTCGGTATTGGCTGCCTGATCGGCTACGCCCCCGGCATGTTTGCCTACGTGGGTTACGGCGCCATTCTTGATCATTTTCCCGGGCAGCAGGGTTACAACTACGTGTTCATGACCATGATGGGCCTGGCGGCAGTGGGCTTCGTGGTTGCCGGTTTGATGCACCGATTGGTGCGCAGCAATGCACAACGTGTCGGCGTGCAGGCACAAGCTGTGGTGTAA
- a CDS encoding sterol desaturase family protein codes for MILNLAVFLCTLTAMEAIGYLAHRYIMHGWGWFLHRSHHEPHLGALETNDIYLLGLALIAFALVAVGRAGHAPLQWVGAGVAAFGVIYVIVHDGIVHRHWPFKPLPRNRYLKRLYKAHLLHHALKGRDNSVSFGFLYAPPMHRLKRQLRKRRNAVQDYPAPSA; via the coding sequence ATGATCCTCAACCTCGCTGTTTTTCTCTGCACCCTGACGGCCATGGAAGCTATCGGTTACCTGGCGCATCGCTACATCATGCATGGCTGGGGTTGGTTCCTGCATCGTTCGCACCACGAGCCCCATCTTGGTGCGCTGGAAACCAACGACATCTACTTGCTGGGATTGGCGCTGATCGCCTTCGCCCTGGTGGCCGTGGGCCGGGCCGGGCATGCACCGTTGCAGTGGGTAGGGGCTGGGGTGGCGGCGTTCGGGGTGATCTATGTGATCGTTCATGACGGCATCGTGCATCGGCACTGGCCATTCAAGCCATTGCCGCGCAACCGTTACCTCAAGCGCCTGTACAAGGCGCACTTGCTACACCATGCGCTCAAGGGACGGGACAACAGCGTCTCGTTCGGCTTCCTCTATGCACCGCCCATGCACAGACTCAAGCGTCAGTTGCGCAAGCGCCGCAACGCTGTACAAGACTACCCTGCGCCTTCAGCGTAG
- a CDS encoding sugar phosphate isomerase/epimerase encodes MNAIQERFTRLLDNKTNGAAAPVLLTRNLCLRLIERIDQVRLFAHAYPLLTNLTHGRLTPFDLLDFAYRHELKGLSLHMLDGEHNSLSQMNTEQLRAFADKARQLDLEVHVEISSTLKAEVDAVIAVANAIGTRNIRVYSRYEGALSQVMDTIAGDLHYLGQQADAHDLYFDFEQHEELKSDEIARLLKQANHPRLHALFDFGNMINACEQPLQALANLAPYIRQVHLKGVRVVPEVNGFGHYGVLQGSAEDDLPSPRMVFELLMLGAQHPQVIAFILEQENHYIAPAFRHANEPTDPFIAYREMSDTPLPAGFTLEQMLAGEQRWANNQVSYVKGLLAELRTLAELSLDTRA; translated from the coding sequence ATGAATGCTATCCAAGAACGCTTCACCCGGTTGCTCGATAACAAGACTAATGGCGCTGCAGCGCCGGTGCTGTTAACCCGTAACCTTTGCCTGCGGCTGATCGAGCGAATCGATCAGGTTCGTCTGTTCGCCCATGCCTACCCCTTGCTTACCAACCTCACCCACGGGCGCCTGACGCCCTTTGACCTGCTCGATTTTGCCTACCGCCATGAACTCAAGGGCTTGAGCCTGCACATGCTCGATGGCGAGCACAACAGCCTCTCGCAGATGAACACCGAGCAACTGCGCGCTTTCGCCGACAAGGCTCGCCAGCTCGACCTTGAGGTCCATGTGGAAATCAGCAGCACTTTGAAAGCGGAGGTCGATGCGGTGATCGCCGTCGCCAACGCTATCGGCACCCGCAACATTCGCGTGTACTCACGCTACGAGGGCGCGCTGTCGCAGGTCATGGACACCATCGCCGGGGACCTGCACTACCTTGGCCAACAGGCTGATGCCCACGACCTGTATTTCGACTTCGAACAACATGAAGAACTCAAGAGCGATGAGATCGCCCGCTTGCTCAAGCAGGCCAACCACCCGCGCCTGCATGCATTGTTCGACTTCGGCAACATGATCAATGCGTGCGAACAACCGCTGCAGGCCCTGGCAAACCTGGCCCCGTACATTCGCCAAGTGCACCTCAAAGGCGTGCGCGTGGTCCCTGAAGTGAACGGCTTTGGCCACTACGGGGTGCTCCAGGGCAGCGCCGAAGACGACCTGCCCAGCCCGCGCATGGTGTTCGAACTGTTGATGCTCGGTGCACAGCACCCCCAGGTGATCGCCTTCATTCTCGAGCAGGAAAACCACTACATCGCTCCGGCGTTCCGCCACGCCAACGAACCTACCGACCCCTTCATTGCCTACCGCGAAATGAGCGATACGCCCCTGCCCGCCGGCTTCACCCTCGAGCAGATGCTGGCTGGTGAACAGCGCTGGGCCAACAACCAGGTCAGTTACGTCAAGGGCCTGCTCGCTGAACTGCGCACCCTGGCCGAACTGAGCCTGGACACGCGTGCCTGA
- a CDS encoding TauD/TfdA family dioxygenase: MHIEQLTCAIGAEVSGVNLADAVHDDDLFEQLRAQLLKHRVLFLRDQNISRAEHVAFARRFGDLEDHPVAGSDPEHPGLVQIYKRPDQPADRYENAWHTDATWREAPPMGCVLRCVECPPVGGDTMWANMVLAYQNLPEDVKQKIEGLRARHSIESSFGAAMPLEKRLALKAQFPDAEHPVVRTHPETGEQVLFVNAFTTHFSNYHTPQRVRFGQDANPGASDLLRYLISQAYLPEYQVRWRWKPNSVAIWDNRSTQHYAVMDYPACHRKMERAGIKGDRTF, from the coding sequence ATGCACATCGAACAACTGACCTGCGCCATCGGCGCAGAAGTATCCGGGGTCAACCTGGCTGATGCGGTGCACGATGACGACCTCTTCGAGCAACTGCGTGCGCAGTTGCTCAAGCACCGGGTGCTATTCCTGCGTGATCAGAACATCAGCCGTGCCGAGCATGTGGCCTTCGCCCGGCGCTTCGGCGACCTGGAAGACCATCCGGTGGCCGGCAGCGACCCGGAGCACCCGGGCCTGGTGCAGATCTACAAGCGTCCGGACCAGCCTGCCGACCGCTACGAGAACGCCTGGCACACCGATGCCACTTGGCGCGAAGCGCCGCCCATGGGCTGTGTATTGCGCTGTGTTGAGTGCCCACCCGTAGGCGGCGACACCATGTGGGCAAACATGGTTCTGGCTTACCAGAATCTGCCCGAGGACGTGAAGCAGAAGATCGAAGGCCTGCGCGCACGCCACAGTATTGAATCGAGTTTCGGCGCGGCAATGCCACTGGAAAAGCGCCTGGCGCTCAAGGCGCAATTCCCTGACGCCGAACACCCGGTGGTGCGGACCCACCCGGAAACCGGCGAGCAGGTGTTGTTCGTCAACGCGTTCACCACGCACTTCAGTAACTACCACACCCCGCAGCGGGTGCGCTTTGGTCAGGACGCCAACCCTGGTGCCTCCGATCTGCTGCGTTACCTGATCAGCCAGGCGTATCTGCCCGAGTATCAGGTTCGCTGGCGCTGGAAGCCCAACAGCGTGGCGATCTGGGACAACCGCAGCACCCAGCACTACGCGGTCATGGACTACCCCGCTTGCCACCGCAAGATGGAACGCGCCGGGATCAAGGGCGACCGCACTTTCTAA
- a CDS encoding Dyp-type peroxidase, which produces MQFQPGILAAPVPAQARHLFFTLHTPAALGGALDALQQHVDGSRVVAGFGAPLVQALGRSIDGLRPFPQLAAAVDNPCTQHDLWLWVRGEDRGELWLLSQALEKLLAAAFTLVEATDAFRHKTGFDLTGYEDGTENPVEDAAVDAAILATDIPGMSGSSFAAFQLWRHDLDCFKALPQTEQDDIIGRRKADNEELEEAPESAHVKRTAQESFDPEAFIVRRSMPWADERGAGLAFLAFGYSFDAFEVQLRRMSGLEDGVVDALYRFSRPLTGGYYWCPPLAAHGLDLSALLS; this is translated from the coding sequence ATGCAGTTTCAGCCAGGCATTCTTGCCGCCCCCGTTCCCGCTCAAGCCCGTCATCTGTTTTTCACACTGCACACACCGGCCGCATTGGGGGGCGCCCTCGATGCGCTGCAGCAACATGTGGATGGCAGCCGTGTGGTGGCGGGTTTTGGTGCGCCGCTGGTGCAAGCGCTGGGCCGCTCCATCGATGGCCTGCGTCCATTTCCGCAATTGGCCGCAGCAGTAGACAACCCGTGCACCCAGCATGACCTGTGGCTGTGGGTGCGTGGCGAAGATCGCGGTGAACTGTGGTTGCTCAGCCAGGCACTGGAAAAGCTGCTGGCAGCGGCCTTCACGCTGGTCGAGGCTACAGATGCCTTCCGCCACAAGACCGGCTTTGACTTGACCGGTTATGAGGACGGTACCGAAAACCCGGTAGAAGACGCTGCGGTCGATGCGGCCATCCTGGCGACGGATATTCCCGGTATGAGCGGATCGAGCTTTGCTGCCTTTCAGCTGTGGCGCCATGACTTGGATTGCTTCAAGGCGCTGCCACAAACCGAGCAGGACGACATTATTGGCCGCCGCAAGGCCGACAACGAAGAATTGGAAGAAGCGCCGGAATCGGCACACGTCAAACGTACAGCCCAGGAAAGCTTTGATCCCGAGGCGTTTATCGTACGTCGTTCGATGCCATGGGCAGATGAGCGTGGAGCGGGCCTGGCGTTTCTTGCCTTTGGTTATTCCTTCGACGCTTTTGAAGTTCAATTGCGGCGTATGAGCGGCTTGGAAGATGGCGTGGTCGATGCCTTGTACCGCTTCAGTCGTCCACTCACTGGCGGCTACTACTGGTGCCCGCCACTGGCTGCGCACGGGCTCGACCTCAGCGCCTTGCTCAGCTAA
- a CDS encoding potassium transporter Kup, whose protein sequence is MSQAVSSATAHSSVKTSSLSLLVAAVGVVYGDIGTSPLYTLKEVFAGHYGVQANHDGVLGVLSLVFWSLIWVVTIKYVLFVLRADNQGEGGIMALTALARRAAAPYPRLSRVLVLLGLFGAALFYGDSMITPAISVLSAVEGLQLAFEGIEHWVVPIALVVLVGLFLIQKHGTARLGILFGPIMVLWFSVLGALGIYGIVQRPEVLLALNPAWAVHFFVVHPGIGVAILGAVVLALTGAEALYADMGHFGRKPIARAWILLVLPGLVLNYFGQGALILGNPDAVRNPFYLLAPSWALLPMVGLATLATIIASQAVISGAFSLTRQAIQLGYVPRMFIQHTSSQEQGQIYIGTVNWALMVGVVLLVIGFESSGALAAAYGVAVTGTMLITTLLSASVVLLLWKAPRWLAVPLLLSFLVVDSLYFAANAPKIFQGGAFPVIAGIALFILMTTWKRGRKIIVERLDESALPLPLFISSIRSQPPYRVQGTAVFLTARADAVPHALLHNLLHNQVLHERVVLLTVVSQDRPRVPVSERFEVQDFGDGFYRVNLNFGFIEEPDVPAALQLCHVPELDFSPMGTTYFLSRETVIPTKRMGMARWREGLFAFLLKNANSNLKYFNLPLNRVIELGTQVEM, encoded by the coding sequence GTGAGCCAAGCCGTATCTTCCGCAACAGCCCATTCCTCCGTAAAAACCTCGTCACTTAGTCTACTGGTCGCCGCTGTCGGTGTGGTCTATGGCGATATCGGCACTAGCCCGTTGTACACCCTCAAAGAGGTGTTCGCCGGTCATTACGGTGTGCAGGCCAACCATGACGGTGTGCTGGGCGTTCTGTCACTGGTGTTCTGGTCGCTGATCTGGGTGGTGACCATCAAGTATGTGTTGTTCGTGTTGCGCGCCGACAACCAGGGTGAGGGCGGCATCATGGCGCTGACCGCGCTGGCCCGGCGTGCGGCGGCACCTTACCCGCGTTTGAGTCGGGTGTTGGTGCTGCTCGGTTTGTTCGGTGCTGCGTTATTTTACGGCGACAGCATGATCACCCCCGCGATTTCGGTGCTCTCGGCAGTCGAAGGTTTGCAACTGGCCTTCGAGGGTATCGAGCATTGGGTGGTGCCCATTGCTCTAGTGGTACTGGTCGGCCTGTTTCTGATCCAGAAGCACGGGACCGCGCGCTTGGGCATATTGTTCGGGCCGATTATGGTGCTGTGGTTCAGTGTGCTGGGCGCATTGGGTATCTATGGCATTGTCCAGCGCCCGGAAGTGCTGTTGGCCCTCAATCCCGCCTGGGCGGTGCATTTTTTCGTGGTGCATCCGGGTATCGGCGTGGCCATACTTGGGGCCGTGGTTCTGGCCTTGACCGGGGCCGAGGCGCTTTACGCCGACATGGGCCACTTTGGCCGCAAGCCTATTGCCCGTGCCTGGATACTGCTGGTGTTGCCCGGGCTGGTGCTCAACTACTTCGGTCAGGGCGCACTCATTCTTGGCAATCCAGACGCGGTGCGTAACCCGTTTTATCTACTGGCGCCGAGCTGGGCCTTGCTACCCATGGTCGGTCTCGCCACTCTGGCGACCATCATTGCCTCCCAGGCGGTTATCTCCGGGGCATTCTCGCTGACCCGCCAGGCCATCCAGCTCGGCTACGTGCCGCGCATGTTCATCCAGCACACTTCAAGCCAGGAGCAAGGGCAGATCTACATCGGCACGGTTAACTGGGCGTTGATGGTCGGTGTGGTGCTGTTGGTCATCGGTTTCGAGTCTTCCGGTGCTCTGGCCGCGGCTTATGGAGTCGCAGTGACCGGAACCATGCTGATCACCACGTTGCTCTCGGCCTCGGTGGTGCTGTTGTTGTGGAAAGCGCCGCGCTGGCTGGCGGTGCCGCTGCTGTTGAGTTTCCTTGTGGTCGACAGCCTGTACTTCGCCGCCAACGCACCGAAAATCTTCCAGGGTGGTGCGTTCCCGGTCATCGCCGGTATTGCCTTGTTCATCCTCATGACCACCTGGAAACGTGGACGCAAGATCATCGTCGAGCGCCTGGACGAGTCTGCCTTGCCGCTGCCGCTGTTTATCAGCAGCATCCGCTCGCAGCCGCCGTACCGGGTGCAGGGTACTGCTGTGTTCCTCACTGCCCGTGCCGATGCGGTGCCGCATGCCTTGTTGCACAACTTGCTGCATAACCAGGTGCTGCATGAACGGGTGGTGCTGTTGACGGTGGTGTCGCAGGATCGTCCGCGCGTGCCGGTCTCGGAGCGTTTCGAGGTGCAGGACTTTGGTGATGGATTCTACCGGGTCAACCTCAACTTCGGTTTTATCGAGGAGCCCGATGTACCGGCCGCACTACAACTGTGCCATGTGCCTGAGCTGGATTTCAGCCCGATGGGGACCACCTATTTCCTCAGCCGCGAAACGGTGATACCGACCAAACGCATGGGCATGGCGCGTTGGCGTGAGGGGCTGTTCGCGTTCTTGTTGAAAAATGCCAACAGCAATCTGAAGTACTTCAACCTGCCACTCAACCGCGTGATTGAGTTGGGGACGCAGGTGGAGATGTGA
- a CDS encoding pyridoxal-phosphate dependent enzyme produces the protein MSLHIETPLLASRPLSLASGLDIWLKLDALQPSGSFKLRGIGLACETYASQGKRRFVSSSGGNAGIAVAYAGRSLGLAVTVVVPETTTERAKQLIRQEQAEVIVHGKAWHEANALALSLLGDDDAYIHPFDDPLLWQGHASMIDEVAISGFKPDAVVVAVGGGGLLSGVCEGLARNGWNQVPVFAVETAGAASLAAAMAQKAWVALDSVQTVATSLAAKQVCKRAFEWSQERVVYSHVVSDQDALDACERFLSDQRILVEPACGAALALAYAPSETLKRYSRVLVVVCGGVTATIDQIRQWRTTA, from the coding sequence ATGAGCCTGCATATCGAAACCCCGCTGCTGGCATCGCGGCCACTGAGCCTGGCCAGCGGGCTGGACATCTGGCTGAAATTGGATGCCTTGCAGCCCAGCGGCTCGTTCAAGTTGCGCGGCATTGGCCTGGCCTGCGAGACCTATGCCAGTCAAGGCAAGCGCCGTTTCGTTTCCTCATCGGGCGGCAACGCCGGTATCGCCGTAGCTTACGCCGGCCGCAGCCTGGGCCTTGCTGTTACCGTGGTTGTCCCGGAAACCACCACCGAGCGGGCCAAACAGCTGATTCGCCAGGAGCAGGCTGAGGTCATCGTCCATGGCAAGGCCTGGCATGAGGCCAACGCGTTGGCGTTGTCGCTGCTGGGTGACGACGATGCCTACATCCATCCTTTCGATGATCCGCTGCTGTGGCAAGGTCATGCGAGCATGATCGATGAAGTCGCCATCAGCGGCTTCAAGCCCGATGCCGTAGTGGTTGCGGTCGGCGGTGGAGGTCTACTCTCCGGGGTGTGCGAAGGCCTGGCCCGCAATGGTTGGAATCAAGTGCCGGTATTTGCGGTGGAAACCGCAGGGGCCGCATCGCTGGCCGCGGCAATGGCGCAGAAAGCCTGGGTAGCGTTGGACAGTGTGCAGACCGTCGCCACTTCGCTTGCGGCCAAGCAGGTGTGTAAGCGCGCATTCGAATGGAGCCAGGAGCGCGTGGTGTATAGCCATGTGGTCAGTGACCAGGATGCGCTTGATGCGTGCGAACGTTTCCTTTCAGACCAGCGCATTCTGGTCGAGCCCGCCTGTGGCGCGGCACTGGCACTGGCCTATGCGCCGAGCGAAACACTCAAGCGCTATAGCCGGGTGTTGGTGGTGGTGTGCGGGGGCGTGACCGCGACAATCGACCAGATCCGCCAGTGGCGGACGACCGCGTAG
- a CDS encoding PLP-dependent aminotransferase family protein, with translation MKSPAGLLLSGIELDRESTTPLYRQLYLQIRKQILTGRLQGGIRLPSTRTLSQELGLSRITLLNAFDQLIAEGFLVSRTGAGTYVGNEWDRSGQADTPQPPSAPQLSDLSQSMLSLRSHHFRGVSYAHYSSDTPTSFLPSHGAFEAFPQHIWKRLINRHLQKPSKALLGYGELLGLEGLRQAIAEYVFDARGIDCSAQQVVIVSGAQQAFNLLAMLLLNPNDPVWMEDPGHIAARIAFQAQGCQVVPVRIDEQGIDVQQGIADGPDARLVFTTPSRQHPLGVNLSHNRRVELIDWAARNQRWVIEDDCDSELRYSGRQLPALFAMDHSDRVIYVGTFSKVLFPSLRLGYVILPQALVEPFCTIRAVMDRSPPTLLQAVTADFMSEGHFIGHIRRMRALYHARQQCLIAELERRLGQFFKIAPVDAGMHLIAWLPEHLDDQEIARQLAQQGVHTYALSDYCVQRYLPPALLIGFAGTAQDQAQAKVDALVNALKAVGQPL, from the coding sequence ATGAAGTCCCCTGCCGGTTTACTGCTGTCGGGTATTGAACTGGATCGGGAAAGCACCACCCCGCTTTACCGCCAGCTCTACCTGCAGATACGCAAACAGATTCTCACCGGACGCCTGCAGGGGGGCATTCGCTTACCGTCGACGCGTACCCTGAGCCAGGAACTGGGTCTTTCGCGCATTACCCTGCTCAATGCCTTCGATCAACTGATCGCAGAGGGTTTCCTGGTTTCGCGCACCGGTGCCGGAACCTATGTCGGCAATGAATGGGATCGCTCGGGGCAGGCCGACACGCCACAACCACCGTCGGCGCCGCAGCTGTCCGACCTCAGCCAGTCAATGCTGTCGTTACGCAGCCACCATTTTCGCGGCGTTTCGTATGCCCACTACAGCTCAGATACACCCACTTCGTTCCTGCCCAGTCACGGTGCATTCGAAGCCTTCCCGCAGCATATTTGGAAGCGCCTGATCAACCGTCATTTGCAAAAACCGAGCAAGGCCTTGCTCGGCTACGGTGAGCTGCTGGGCCTTGAGGGGTTGCGCCAAGCCATTGCCGAGTATGTGTTCGATGCCCGCGGTATCGACTGCAGCGCGCAACAGGTGGTCATCGTCTCCGGCGCGCAGCAAGCCTTCAATCTGTTGGCGATGCTCTTGCTCAACCCCAATGACCCGGTGTGGATGGAGGACCCGGGGCATATCGCTGCGCGCATCGCCTTCCAGGCCCAAGGGTGCCAGGTGGTGCCGGTACGTATCGATGAGCAGGGAATCGATGTGCAACAGGGCATCGCTGATGGCCCCGATGCGCGCCTTGTGTTCACCACGCCCTCGCGCCAACATCCGTTGGGGGTGAACCTCAGCCACAATCGGCGGGTAGAGCTGATCGATTGGGCCGCGCGCAACCAGCGCTGGGTCATCGAAGACGATTGTGACAGCGAGCTGCGCTACAGCGGTCGGCAGTTACCGGCGCTGTTCGCCATGGACCACAGCGATCGGGTGATCTACGTCGGCACGTTCAGTAAAGTGCTGTTTCCGTCGTTGCGCCTGGGTTACGTGATTCTCCCCCAGGCGCTGGTCGAGCCGTTCTGCACCATTCGCGCGGTGATGGATCGCAGCCCACCCACCTTGCTGCAGGCCGTGACGGCCGACTTCATGAGCGAAGGCCACTTCATCGGTCATATCCGGCGCATGCGTGCCCTCTATCACGCGCGTCAGCAATGCCTGATTGCCGAGCTTGAGCGCAGGCTCGGACAGTTCTTCAAGATCGCGCCGGTGGACGCCGGCATGCATTTGATTGCCTGGTTGCCGGAGCATCTGGATGACCAGGAAATCGCCCGTCAACTGGCCCAGCAAGGGGTGCATACCTACGCCCTGAGCGACTACTGCGTGCAGCGCTACCTTCCCCCTGCCCTTTTGATCGGTTTTGCCGGTACCGCGCAAGACCAGGCACAAGCCAAGGTCGATGCGCTGGTAAACGCGCTCAAAGCCGTGGGCCAGCCGCTGTGA
- a CDS encoding quinone oxidoreductase gives MSKVVRFYEPGGPEVLRYEDAEVGEPGPGEVRLRQVAVGLNYADTYFRNGTYPIPMPNGMGVEAAGVVQAVGEGVSNVAVGDRVTYTGFLNTLGAYCTERLIGAAALIKLPETIAFETAAAMTMRGLTSAYLMRRMYDFKPGDTILLHAAAGGVGLIVSQWARLLGINVIGTVSTDAKAEVAKAHGCTHTINYSHEDVAKRVRELTDGVGANVVFDSVGKTTFEASLDSLKRRGLMVCVGTASGPIPPFNPQILAMKGSLHLTRPALADYIADPAEKADLAGELFDHVSSGRIKIEINQHYALQDAVQAHRDLEARKTTGSSIFVI, from the coding sequence ATGTCCAAAGTCGTACGCTTCTATGAGCCCGGCGGTCCCGAAGTATTGCGCTACGAGGATGCCGAGGTTGGCGAACCTGGTCCGGGCGAAGTCCGCCTGCGTCAGGTCGCTGTTGGCCTCAACTACGCAGACACCTATTTTCGCAATGGCACTTACCCGATCCCGATGCCTAACGGCATGGGTGTGGAGGCAGCCGGCGTGGTACAAGCAGTCGGTGAGGGTGTCAGCAACGTAGCGGTGGGCGACCGTGTGACTTACACCGGTTTTCTCAATACCCTCGGCGCCTATTGCACCGAACGCCTGATCGGCGCCGCGGCACTGATTAAACTGCCAGAAACCATCGCCTTCGAAACCGCAGCGGCCATGACCATGCGGGGCCTGACGTCGGCCTACTTGATGCGCCGCATGTATGACTTCAAGCCAGGTGACACGATTTTGCTGCACGCTGCCGCCGGTGGCGTCGGCTTGATCGTTTCGCAGTGGGCACGCCTGCTCGGCATCAACGTGATCGGTACGGTGTCTACTGATGCCAAAGCCGAAGTGGCCAAGGCCCACGGTTGCACCCACACCATCAACTACAGCCATGAAGACGTCGCCAAGCGCGTGCGTGAGCTGACCGACGGGGTTGGCGCCAATGTGGTGTTCGATAGCGTCGGCAAAACCACCTTCGAAGCTTCCCTGGACTCGCTCAAGCGTCGCGGCCTGATGGTGTGCGTGGGGACGGCGTCTGGCCCGATTCCACCGTTCAACCCGCAGATTCTGGCGATGAAGGGCTCGTTGCACCTGACCCGTCCGGCATTGGCCGACTACATCGCCGACCCGGCGGAAAAAGCCGACCTTGCCGGTGAGCTGTTCGATCATGTCAGCAGCGGCCGGATCAAGATCGAGATCAACCAGCACTATGCATTGCAGGATGCCGTCCAGGCCCACCGTGACCTGGAAGCGCGCAAGACCACCGGTTCGTCGATCTTCGTCATCTGA
- a CDS encoding bile acid:sodium symporter family protein, translating to MTASPLLSAFLPLALGFIMLGLGLTLTLADFARVVKFPKPVVIGLACQILLLPFICFLIAKGFGLAPALAVGLMLLAASPGGTTANLFSHLAHGDVALNVTLTAVNSLIAILTMPLLVNLALAHFMTADQAIPLQFAKVLQVFAIVLVPVALGMLIRRLAPGFAARMERPMKIIAALFLLFTVILALVKDWQTVLDYAPVVGGAALLFNVLSLGIGYWLPRVLKIPKRQAIAIGMEIGIHNGTLAIALALAPSLLNNSTMAIPAAIYSLIMFFTAAVFGWWVSRSPEPTVVADMSRD from the coding sequence ATGACTGCATCGCCATTGCTCAGTGCATTTCTACCGCTTGCCCTGGGCTTCATCATGCTGGGTTTGGGCCTGACCTTGACCCTGGCCGACTTCGCTCGGGTGGTTAAATTCCCTAAACCCGTGGTGATCGGCCTGGCCTGCCAGATCTTGCTGTTGCCTTTTATCTGTTTTTTGATTGCCAAAGGTTTTGGCTTGGCCCCGGCCCTGGCAGTGGGCCTGATGCTGTTGGCCGCCTCACCCGGCGGCACCACCGCCAACCTGTTCAGCCATCTGGCCCATGGTGATGTCGCCTTGAATGTGACCCTGACCGCGGTCAACTCACTGATTGCGATTCTGACTATGCCACTGTTGGTCAACCTGGCACTGGCGCACTTCATGACGGCAGACCAGGCCATCCCCCTGCAATTTGCCAAGGTGCTGCAGGTGTTTGCCATCGTGCTGGTGCCGGTAGCCCTGGGTATGCTGATTCGTCGCCTGGCACCCGGGTTTGCGGCACGCATGGAACGCCCCATGAAGATCATTGCCGCCTTGTTCCTGCTGTTCACCGTGATTCTGGCGCTGGTCAAGGACTGGCAAACAGTCCTCGACTACGCCCCCGTAGTGGGTGGCGCAGCCTTGCTGTTCAACGTCTTGAGCCTGGGCATCGGTTACTGGCTGCCGCGTGTGCTGAAAATCCCCAAGCGCCAGGCGATAGCCATCGGCATGGAGATCGGCATTCACAACGGGACCTTGGCCATCGCCCTGGCGCTGGCTCCTTCCCTGCTCAACAACTCAACCATGGCTATCCCGGCGGCGATCTACAGCTTGATCATGTTCTTCACGGCAGCAGTGTTTGGCTGGTGGGTCAGCCGCAGTCCGGAACCGACGGTAGTGGCGGATATGTCCCGGGACTGA